From Leptolyngbya sp. KIOST-1, one genomic window encodes:
- a CDS encoding response regulator — MDAPQKLAFIVQSNRLQGLMWQALLKSQKLAVILEPAKDDLANCISQIAEAGLTLPDVIVLDAEAAELNPYEFCRWCRNAFPKMQIFLTRCRQLHVSDTERRWAKQQGATDFLSGFERDTLMSSATENVKRILTSLDYPFLNEKSLLTVLLNIRRQLGTTQSAQISQGKLPRPIPSEGVLPGLSLASPKASPEESAVSAQPVGPDPLNDVDWVTSGLRALSSSKARKSAREAFTPPPPAVKSTALPKPADDKLADGAIVRRYRGVVY; from the coding sequence GTGGATGCACCGCAGAAGCTGGCTTTTATTGTTCAATCCAACCGTCTGCAAGGGCTGATGTGGCAGGCGCTGCTCAAATCACAGAAACTAGCCGTCATTCTTGAACCAGCCAAGGACGATCTGGCTAACTGCATCAGCCAAATCGCCGAAGCCGGCCTGACATTGCCCGACGTCATCGTGCTAGATGCCGAAGCCGCCGAGCTAAACCCCTATGAATTCTGCCGCTGGTGTCGCAACGCGTTTCCGAAGATGCAGATTTTTCTCACCCGCTGCCGTCAGCTCCACGTCTCTGACACGGAACGGCGCTGGGCCAAGCAGCAGGGAGCCACGGACTTTCTCAGCGGCTTCGAGCGCGATACCCTGATGAGCAGCGCCACCGAGAATGTCAAACGTATTCTCACCAGCCTCGACTATCCCTTTTTAAACGAAAAGTCCCTGTTAACAGTGCTGCTCAACATCCGCCGCCAGCTGGGCACCACCCAGTCGGCACAGATCAGCCAGGGCAAGCTCCCTAGGCCAATCCCCAGCGAGGGCGTACTGCCTGGGCTATCGCTGGCCAGCCCCAAAGCCTCCCCCGAGGAGTCTGCCGTCTCCGCTCAACCGGTCGGGCCAGACCCGCTTAACGATGTGGACTGGGTCACCTCTGGGCTGCGGGCGCTCAGCAGCAGCAAAGCCCGTAAGTCAGCAAGGGAAGCGTTTACCCCGCCGCCGCCAGCGGTGAAATCCACGGCCCTACCCAAACCAGCCGATGACAAGCTGGCCGATGGGGCTATCGTGCGCCGTTATCGAGGCGTTGTGTACTAA
- a CDS encoding sugar transferase, with product MDCHRAVPAAMHQRPRHRQDIRAPRRLRLQLRDAFSSSGRRGLLLLASDILALGLSWHIARSLNQFFSPIPPQLVWWTWLGLPSPFWVLVGCSVGLFAYGGLYDTQPQGQRHLRAGKLLSLVYLGSLVAMYFYDPKLDLPRSLFFSAWLSGVALVVGLRLVATLLLRPLNPTQTPASVFLIAPAPRLKRLADVLAQRARVPVIGAALATTANSATTYQAILASGATLVLAESIPSADLASELYWKLRRAGIAMQLIPTSRDMLYRRGTPETVAGLPTLRLDAPVMGGWDYRLKRWLDYLGAGIGIVALGPMLLGIALAIRLDSAGPIFFRQERVGLHGKRFQVWKFRTMVADAPRLQARLEQHNESADGVLFKVKHDPRITRVGRLLRRTSLDELPQLFNVLCGQMSLVGPRPLPVRDVARFDGWHNIRHQVLPGVTGLWQISGRSDIDTFDDVARLDLHYIDNWSLNLDLEILTATLGIVLWGKGAY from the coding sequence ATGGATTGTCACCGTGCTGTACCCGCCGCGATGCATCAGCGGCCCCGCCATCGCCAAGATATTCGCGCCCCCCGGCGGCTGAGACTACAGCTACGCGACGCATTTAGCAGCTCGGGGCGGCGGGGGTTGCTGCTGCTGGCCAGCGACATTTTGGCCCTGGGGCTGTCGTGGCACATTGCGCGATCGCTCAATCAGTTCTTTTCACCGATTCCGCCCCAGCTGGTGTGGTGGACCTGGCTGGGGCTGCCCAGTCCGTTTTGGGTGCTGGTGGGGTGCAGCGTGGGGCTATTTGCCTACGGCGGCCTCTACGACACTCAGCCCCAGGGGCAGCGACACCTGCGGGCGGGCAAGCTGCTGAGCCTGGTCTACCTGGGATCGCTGGTGGCAATGTACTTCTACGATCCCAAGCTGGACCTGCCGCGATCGCTGTTTTTCTCGGCCTGGCTCAGCGGGGTAGCCCTGGTGGTGGGGCTGCGCCTGGTGGCCACGCTGCTGCTGCGCCCCCTGAACCCGACCCAGACACCAGCCTCGGTATTTTTGATTGCGCCTGCGCCCCGCCTCAAGCGTCTGGCCGATGTGCTGGCCCAGCGGGCCAGGGTGCCGGTGATTGGGGCGGCGCTGGCCACCACCGCCAACTCGGCCACCACCTACCAGGCTATTTTGGCCTCGGGCGCAACCCTGGTGCTGGCCGAGAGCATTCCCTCGGCGGATTTGGCCTCGGAGCTGTACTGGAAGCTGCGGCGGGCGGGCATTGCCATGCAGCTGATTCCCACCAGCCGCGACATGCTCTACCGCCGGGGTACCCCCGAAACCGTAGCGGGCCTGCCCACCCTGCGCCTTGATGCGCCTGTGATGGGCGGCTGGGACTACCGCCTGAAACGCTGGCTGGACTACCTGGGTGCTGGTATCGGCATTGTGGCGCTGGGGCCGATGCTGCTGGGCATTGCCCTGGCCATTCGGCTCGACTCGGCGGGGCCAATTTTCTTTCGCCAGGAGCGGGTGGGGCTGCACGGCAAGCGCTTTCAGGTGTGGAAGTTTCGCACCATGGTGGCTGATGCCCCCCGACTCCAGGCCAGGCTGGAGCAGCACAACGAGTCGGCGGACGGGGTGTTATTTAAAGTCAAGCACGACCCCCGCATTACCCGGGTGGGTCGTCTGCTGCGCCGCACCAGCCTGGACGAACTGCCCCAGCTGTTCAACGTGCTCTGTGGCCAGATGAGCCTGGTGGGACCGCGTCCGCTGCCCGTACGCGACGTGGCTCGCTTTGACGGCTGGCACAACATTCGCCACCAGGTGCTGCCGGGGGTGACCGGGCTGTGGCAGATTTCGGGCCGCTCCGACATCGATACCTTTGACGATGTAGCCCGGCTCGACCTGCACTACATCGACAACTGGTCTCTCAACCTGGATTTAGAAATTCTCACCGCCACCCTGGGCATTGTGCTGTGGGGCAAGGGGGCCTATTGA
- a CDS encoding O-antigen ligase family protein: MTANSSPTPATPGPEHLPEHGAGRGANFWGRGFAHAPSWLAGGLVLVVFSWLPLSYYRMVGWAWILLWQLGAVALLVGLWRQLRQALPVSESAQVEEVGSGVTAPRRAFYGLGHGLDWVALALGLGLGLAVLVSPFPRVALWNSSLVVTCGAVLYLYRNLVDTPWARPGLTRLHLWWGLLVVALGTAVVSLGLWRPDGAMWASENFLTALRNHQPLGHHNFVGGYFTLMVPLAVAAAIAARGWMRRVWIATTGLLLAALYVSGSRGAVLGLVVWLGVTWISRLGRVKPAHRWRWGLAGLGGAVALSLVLASNPRIRAWFSTGGLTDGPTLDRWFMLRLGGNILRDRPLFGVGPGVMSRVSNLYRPIEAGAGLDHIQQLHNTPVQVAAELGLVGLGTVLVGLGLLLRLGLRLGQQPLEPTDRALLGGIGGSLLAYGVSGLTDYQLENIPIAGALLGLVVLLLGLGDRYLPGAQPVGAAARRRGSLAIALWLGLLLTIWLPFTLTVAYGALADRAFYSQQLNLADTRWYKAYRLSPWDPTASAVATEALWGLDQVLGDSEAQENVRSLLLDYAQQTQQAAPNDGWFNHNLAVLRQTTDPATALVYAARAVQLMPRHHHYGYWLLGDLLLRVGAPEQAIAAFTLEALVNPAALTYPHWQEAPYQAIYPAVAQATLAEYDTLLAEVVPPSPGHSTLYETRALLAWWTAQAEFEADLNLLRPVAAGVLLADADPAAALESVAHDLSLGHQTPELRLLAAWLDPETYPAPARPQDAPPDLDTLLIEESLAVRPLRLWLRSIVTNPDEGYRGALTFAYRNYQAKQITLMLTPQNLQRYTLVAKLNLFPAWPREFPALDRRLEALRSQALGLPHPTRHGFRLSDLEPVVNLDLSTP, from the coding sequence TTGACCGCCAATTCTTCCCCAACTCCGGCAACCCCAGGGCCAGAGCATCTGCCAGAGCATGGCGCCGGGCGGGGAGCGAACTTTTGGGGTCGGGGGTTTGCCCACGCGCCGAGCTGGCTGGCGGGAGGGTTGGTGCTGGTGGTGTTTAGCTGGCTGCCCTTGAGCTACTACCGCATGGTAGGTTGGGCCTGGATTTTGCTCTGGCAGCTGGGGGCGGTGGCGCTGCTGGTGGGGCTGTGGCGGCAGCTGCGACAGGCCCTACCAGTCTCCGAGTCCGCCCAGGTAGAGGAGGTTGGCTCTGGAGTGACCGCCCCTAGAAGGGCCTTCTACGGGTTGGGCCACGGACTGGATTGGGTGGCGCTGGCGCTGGGACTGGGGCTGGGACTGGCGGTGCTGGTGTCGCCGTTTCCCCGCGTGGCGCTGTGGAATAGCAGCCTGGTTGTGACCTGTGGTGCGGTGCTGTACCTCTATCGCAACCTGGTTGATACGCCTTGGGCGCGGCCGGGGTTGACTCGTCTGCATCTGTGGTGGGGTCTGCTGGTGGTGGCCCTGGGCACAGCGGTGGTCAGCCTGGGGCTGTGGCGACCCGATGGGGCCATGTGGGCCTCAGAAAATTTTTTAACCGCCCTGCGCAACCACCAGCCCCTGGGTCATCACAACTTTGTGGGGGGCTACTTCACTCTGATGGTGCCCCTGGCGGTGGCCGCCGCGATCGCCGCCAGGGGCTGGATGCGGCGGGTGTGGATCGCGACCACCGGGCTGCTGTTGGCGGCCCTGTACGTCAGCGGGTCGCGGGGGGCAGTCCTGGGCCTGGTGGTCTGGCTGGGGGTGACCTGGATCAGCCGCCTGGGCCGGGTGAAGCCCGCTCACCGCTGGCGCTGGGGCCTGGCGGGGTTGGGCGGGGCCGTGGCGCTGAGCCTCGTCCTGGCCAGCAACCCCCGGATTCGGGCCTGGTTTAGCACGGGTGGCCTGACCGATGGCCCCACCCTCGATCGCTGGTTTATGCTGCGTCTGGGGGGCAACATTCTGCGCGATCGCCCCCTATTTGGGGTCGGCCCTGGGGTGATGAGTCGGGTGTCAAACCTCTATCGCCCAATTGAAGCTGGGGCCGGACTCGACCACATTCAGCAGCTGCACAATACCCCAGTGCAGGTTGCCGCAGAACTGGGCCTGGTGGGGCTGGGAACGGTTTTGGTGGGGCTGGGGCTGCTGCTGCGCCTGGGCCTGCGCCTGGGGCAACAGCCGCTGGAGCCCACCGATCGCGCCCTGCTGGGGGGGATTGGCGGCAGCCTGCTGGCCTACGGGGTCTCTGGCCTGACCGACTATCAGCTGGAAAACATTCCCATTGCTGGGGCTCTGCTGGGGCTGGTGGTGCTGCTGCTGGGGCTGGGCGATCGCTACCTGCCTGGGGCTCAACCCGTGGGAGCAGCGGCCAGGCGGCGCGGCTCCCTGGCGATCGCCCTCTGGCTGGGGCTGCTGCTGACGATCTGGCTGCCTTTTACGCTCACAGTGGCCTACGGAGCCCTGGCCGATCGCGCCTTTTACAGTCAGCAGCTCAACCTGGCCGACACCCGCTGGTACAAGGCCTACCGGCTGAGTCCGTGGGATCCGACCGCCTCGGCGGTGGCCACCGAGGCGCTGTGGGGCCTGGACCAGGTGCTGGGCGACTCGGAGGCCCAGGAAAACGTGCGATCGCTCCTGCTCGACTACGCCCAGCAGACCCAGCAGGCGGCTCCCAACGATGGCTGGTTCAACCACAACCTGGCGGTCCTGCGCCAGACCACCGATCCCGCCACCGCCTTGGTCTATGCCGCCCGCGCCGTACAGTTGATGCCCCGCCACCACCACTACGGCTACTGGCTGCTGGGGGATTTGCTGCTGCGGGTAGGTGCGCCGGAGCAGGCGATCGCAGCCTTTACCCTGGAGGCCCTGGTCAACCCGGCGGCCCTGACCTATCCCCACTGGCAGGAGGCTCCTTACCAGGCTATTTACCCCGCTGTGGCGCAGGCCACCCTGGCGGAGTACGACACCCTGCTGGCGGAGGTCGTCCCCCCTAGCCCTGGCCACAGCACCCTCTACGAGACCCGGGCCCTGCTTGCCTGGTGGACGGCCCAGGCGGAGTTCGAGGCCGACCTCAACCTGCTGCGTCCGGTGGCGGCGGGGGTGCTGCTGGCCGATGCCGACCCCGCCGCCGCCCTGGAGTCGGTGGCCCACGACCTGAGTCTGGGGCACCAGACCCCCGAACTGCGGCTGCTGGCCGCCTGGCTCGACCCCGAGACCTACCCCGCCCCAGCTCGACCCCAGGATGCTCCGCCCGATCTCGATACCCTGCTAATCGAGGAGAGCCTGGCCGTGCGACCGCTGCGGCTGTGGCTGAGATCCATTGTCACCAACCCCGACGAGGGCTACCGGGGGGCGCTAACCTTTGCCTACCGCAACTACCAGGCCAAGCAAATTACCCTGATGCTGACGCCGCAAAACCTCCAGCGCTATACCCTGGTGGCCAAGCTGAATCTGTTCCCGGCCTGGCCGAGGGAATTTCCGGCCCTCGATCGCCGCCTTGAGGCCCTGCGCAGTCAGGCGCTGGGGCTGCCCCACCCCACTCGCCACGGTTTTCGCCTCTCAGACTTAGAGCCTGTCGTCAATCTGGATTTGTCCACCCCTTAA
- the topA gene encoding type I DNA topoisomerase produces the protein MSTLVIVESPTKAKTIRNYLPSGYRVEASMGHVRDLPRSASEIPASVKGEKWAQLGVNPEADFEPLYIVPSDKKKVVKTLKDALKEADELVLATDEDREGESISWHLLQVLNPKVPTKRMVFHEITQEAIQAALTNCRDIDSQLVHAQETRRILDRLVGYTLSPLLWKKIAGGLSAGRVQSVAVKVVVKREQERRAFRKGSYWDLKATLLKDKNAFEAKLYSLGGTRLANGSDFDEATGRVAEGREVVLLDETQARELQARLQAGVWTVSNLEERPNTRKPSPPFTTSTLQQEANRKLRLSARDTMRVAQNLYEQGYITYMRTDSVHLSEQAIAAARACVTNKYGTDYLSPKPRQYATKSKGAQEAHEAIRPAGSTFRTPKETGLTGREAALYDLIWKRTVASQMAEARQTNITASIEVENALFRATGKRIDFPGFFRAYVEGSDDPDAAIEDQEVLLPALATGDALNCTDLDAIGHETQPPARYTEATLVKTLESEGIGRPSTYATVISTIIDRGYVNLVNNSLIPTFTAFAVTALLEQNFPDLVDVHFTARMEQTLDDISTGEVDWLPYLKAFYSGDQGLETLVQERETQIDPTAARTVLLNDLEAKIRIGRYGPYVEIGDGEESVKASIPADVPPADLDGEQIDRIIKQKVEGPDKVGLHPDTGEPIFMRIGPYGPYVQLGEPTDDNPNPKRASLPKGTQPEAVTLEMAVGLLRLPRTLGAHPETGKSIKAGQGRFGPYIVHDQGKEGRDYRSLKGDDDVLTVTLERALELLAQPKAGRGRKKVDPLKELGAHPDDQEPVAVFNGPYGLYVKHGKVNASVPEGTDLDAISLEEAIGWINAKASTKKGKGGRGKSTTSRTTKTAAASKASGTKKTTKTTAKSAAKSTGTKKTTKSSTAKSTKATGGRSTTKSTPKSAAKKASDTPAETDQE, from the coding sequence AACCCTCAAGGACGCCCTCAAAGAAGCCGACGAACTGGTCCTGGCCACGGACGAAGACCGCGAGGGCGAAAGTATTAGCTGGCATTTGCTCCAGGTGCTAAACCCCAAGGTGCCCACCAAGCGCATGGTGTTCCACGAGATCACCCAGGAGGCGATTCAGGCGGCCCTGACCAACTGCCGCGACATCGACAGCCAGCTGGTTCACGCCCAGGAGACCCGCCGTATTCTGGACCGGCTGGTGGGGTATACCCTATCACCGCTGCTGTGGAAAAAGATCGCCGGGGGCTTGTCGGCGGGCCGGGTGCAGTCGGTGGCGGTGAAGGTGGTGGTGAAGCGGGAGCAGGAGCGGCGCGCCTTCCGCAAGGGTTCCTACTGGGATCTCAAGGCCACCCTGCTGAAGGATAAAAACGCCTTCGAAGCCAAACTCTACTCCCTGGGCGGCACCCGCCTGGCCAACGGCAGCGACTTTGACGAAGCCACCGGGCGCGTGGCCGAGGGCCGTGAGGTGGTGCTGCTCGACGAAACCCAGGCCCGCGAACTGCAAGCCCGCCTCCAGGCGGGGGTATGGACCGTCAGCAACCTGGAGGAGCGGCCCAACACCCGCAAGCCCTCGCCTCCCTTCACCACCTCCACCCTGCAGCAGGAGGCCAACCGCAAGCTGCGCCTCTCGGCCCGCGACACCATGCGCGTCGCCCAAAACCTCTACGAGCAGGGCTACATTACCTACATGCGTACCGACTCGGTGCACCTGTCGGAGCAGGCGATCGCCGCTGCCCGCGCCTGTGTCACCAACAAGTACGGCACCGACTACCTCAGCCCCAAGCCCCGCCAGTACGCCACCAAATCCAAAGGTGCCCAGGAGGCCCACGAAGCCATTCGCCCCGCTGGCAGCACCTTTAGAACCCCCAAGGAAACTGGGCTGACCGGGCGCGAAGCCGCCCTCTACGACCTGATCTGGAAGCGTACCGTTGCCAGCCAGATGGCCGAGGCCCGCCAGACCAACATCACCGCCTCCATTGAGGTGGAAAATGCCCTCTTTCGCGCCACCGGCAAACGGATTGACTTCCCCGGCTTCTTTCGGGCCTACGTTGAAGGATCTGACGACCCCGATGCTGCGATCGAGGACCAGGAGGTATTGCTGCCCGCCCTGGCCACGGGCGACGCGCTGAACTGCACCGACCTGGATGCGATTGGTCACGAAACCCAGCCCCCCGCCCGCTACACCGAGGCCACCCTGGTCAAGACCCTGGAGAGTGAGGGCATTGGTCGCCCCAGCACCTACGCCACCGTGATCAGCACCATCATCGATCGCGGCTACGTCAACCTGGTCAACAACAGCCTGATCCCCACCTTCACCGCCTTTGCCGTGACGGCGCTGCTGGAGCAAAATTTCCCCGACCTGGTGGATGTCCACTTCACCGCCCGCATGGAGCAAACCCTCGACGACATCTCGACCGGCGAAGTCGACTGGCTGCCCTACCTGAAGGCGTTTTACTCCGGCGATCAGGGCCTCGAAACCCTGGTGCAGGAACGGGAAACCCAGATTGACCCCACCGCCGCCCGCACCGTCTTGCTTAACGACCTAGAGGCCAAAATTCGCATCGGGCGCTACGGGCCCTACGTGGAAATTGGCGACGGCGAGGAGTCGGTGAAGGCGTCGATTCCCGCCGATGTGCCCCCCGCCGATCTGGACGGCGAGCAGATTGATCGGATCATTAAGCAGAAAGTGGAGGGCCCCGACAAGGTGGGGCTACACCCCGACACCGGAGAGCCGATCTTCATGCGGATTGGGCCCTACGGGCCCTACGTGCAGCTGGGCGAACCCACCGACGACAACCCCAACCCTAAGCGGGCCTCGCTGCCCAAGGGCACCCAGCCCGAAGCGGTGACCCTGGAGATGGCGGTGGGCCTGCTGCGGCTGCCCCGCACCCTGGGTGCCCATCCAGAAACCGGCAAATCTATCAAGGCGGGTCAGGGCCGCTTTGGCCCGTATATTGTCCATGACCAGGGTAAGGAGGGCCGCGACTACCGATCGCTCAAGGGCGACGATGATGTGCTGACGGTGACCCTGGAGCGCGCCCTGGAGCTACTGGCTCAGCCCAAAGCCGGTCGTGGGCGCAAGAAGGTGGATCCCCTGAAAGAGCTGGGTGCCCACCCCGACGACCAGGAGCCGGTGGCGGTGTTCAATGGCCCCTACGGTCTCTACGTCAAGCACGGCAAGGTCAATGCGTCCGTCCCGGAGGGCACCGACCTCGACGCCATTTCCCTGGAGGAGGCGATCGGCTGGATTAACGCTAAGGCCTCGACCAAAAAGGGCAAGGGCGGCAGGGGCAAATCGACCACCTCGCGCACGACGAAAACCGCCGCGGCCAGCAAGGCCAGCGGCACTAAAAAGACCACCAAAACCACAGCCAAGTCTGCGGCCAAGTCTACGGGCACCAAAAAAACGACTAAGTCCAGTACCGCTAAGTCGACAAAGGCCACGGGCGGGCGATCGACGACAAAATCGACCCCAAAGTCTGCCGCCAAAAAAGCCAGCGACACCCCTGCTGAAACCGATCAGGAGTGA
- a CDS encoding NYN domain-containing protein produces the protein MLSSEAKIALLIDADNAPAAKIEAILAEIAQYGVANIRRAYGNWKNPALRPWEDNLHEFAIRPVQQFDLTKGKNATDAALIIDAMDLLYTRNLDAFAIVTSDCDFTPLVMRILTDGLKVYGFGEKKTPKPFVYACSTFLYLENLGQDADLAQAKTVESVKKTTKELRQDAKLVSLLRRAVTTAQDDDGWSNLAVVGVHVSNQASFDPRNYGYAKLSTLVEATDLFEMQRRPTGIYVKDKREAKGSKV, from the coding sequence ATGCTGTCGTCGGAAGCCAAGATTGCCCTGCTGATCGACGCCGACAATGCCCCAGCGGCAAAAATTGAGGCGATTCTAGCGGAGATTGCCCAGTACGGCGTCGCCAATATTCGTCGCGCCTATGGCAACTGGAAAAACCCGGCCCTTCGGCCCTGGGAAGACAACCTCCACGAATTTGCCATTCGGCCTGTGCAGCAGTTTGATCTCACCAAGGGCAAAAATGCTACCGACGCCGCGCTGATTATTGACGCTATGGATTTGCTTTACACCCGCAACCTGGACGCCTTTGCCATTGTGACCAGCGATTGCGACTTTACGCCTCTGGTGATGCGGATTTTGACCGATGGGCTCAAGGTCTATGGGTTTGGCGAAAAGAAGACGCCCAAGCCCTTTGTCTACGCCTGCTCGACGTTTCTCTATCTCGAAAATTTAGGCCAGGATGCGGATCTGGCTCAGGCTAAAACCGTTGAAAGTGTCAAGAAGACCACCAAGGAACTGCGCCAGGACGCCAAACTCGTCAGTCTGCTGCGCCGCGCCGTGACCACAGCCCAAGACGACGATGGCTGGTCGAACCTGGCCGTGGTGGGCGTCCATGTCTCTAACCAGGCCTCCTTCGACCCGCGCAACTATGGCTACGCCAAGCTCAGTACGCTGGTGGAGGCTACTGACCTGTTCGAGATGCAGCGCCGCCCAACGGGGATCTATGTAAAGGACAAGCGCGAGGCAAAGGGCAGCAAGGTTTAG
- a CDS encoding WecB/TagA/CpsF family glycosyltransferase: MTQARRILKTRVDATSYEDACDRIQTWVETGRWGYVVAANVHVVMTAYWDAHYQRILEAAALVTSDGMPLVMGLRLLGIPGQSRVYGPDLMLAWCDRAAQLGMPIYLYGGTEAMLAQMAVYLRERFSGLPIAGTHAPPFRALTPAEAAADIERINQSGARVVFVGLGCPKQEQWMHRHQGQVQAVMVGVGAAFSFFSGDVAQAPRWMMRLGLEWLYRFAQEPGRLWRRYLINNPAFVLLFGAQLLKHRLWGRRNREQSSGFDV, translated from the coding sequence ATGACACAGGCCAGGCGCATTCTCAAGACCCGTGTGGATGCGACCAGCTACGAGGATGCCTGCGATCGCATTCAAACCTGGGTCGAGACCGGGCGCTGGGGCTACGTGGTGGCGGCCAACGTGCACGTGGTGATGACCGCCTACTGGGATGCCCACTACCAGCGCATTCTCGAGGCGGCAGCCCTGGTCACCTCTGATGGCATGCCGCTGGTGATGGGGCTGCGGCTGTTGGGCATACCCGGCCAAAGCCGGGTCTATGGGCCAGATTTGATGCTGGCCTGGTGCGATCGCGCCGCTCAGCTGGGCATGCCCATCTACCTCTACGGCGGCACCGAGGCCATGCTGGCACAGATGGCTGTCTACCTCAGGGAGCGCTTTTCTGGCCTGCCCATTGCCGGAACCCATGCCCCTCCCTTCCGTGCGCTCACCCCTGCCGAAGCCGCCGCCGATATCGAGCGCATCAATCAGTCGGGGGCGCGGGTAGTGTTTGTGGGCCTGGGCTGCCCCAAGCAGGAGCAGTGGATGCACCGCCACCAGGGGCAGGTGCAGGCCGTGATGGTGGGGGTGGGGGCGGCCTTTAGCTTTTTTAGCGGCGACGTGGCCCAGGCTCCCCGCTGGATGATGCGGCTGGGGCTGGAGTGGCTCTACCGCTTTGCCCAGGAGCCCGGTCGCCTGTGGCGGCGCTACTTGATTAACAACCCGGCCTTTGTGCTGCTGTTTGGGGCGCAGCTCCTCAAGCATCGGCTATGGGGAAGGCGGAATCGGGAACAGAGCTCAGGGTTTGACGTTTAA